The genomic region CCCGACGCTGCAGCTCGCCACGCCGGCCGACGAGGTGCCGTTGCGCACCAACATGAACATCTACGGCGTCCATTCGCTTCCGGTGACCTGGGTCTGAGTCTCGGGTTCGCGGATCGAACGTAGGTGAGGGCCGTTCGTGGGGGAGAGGTGGAGGTGTCGCCCGCCCCCCTTCCTTGTGGCTCGGCGGAGTTGGTGGTGGATCGGGACGTGGTGAGGGTGCACGGGAAGGAGACGTGCCGGGCTGCGGATCGGGACAACGTTCACCTGTCCGAGTGAACGAGGGGTGCTCGGTCGCTCCGGCGACGAGGGGCACTCCCGGCTGTGCGGCGGCGAATGAGGGGCATCCCGGCGCTCCGGCGACGAACAAGGGCACCCCGGCCGTCCGGCGCGAGCGGAAGGCACCGGCTGTCCCGGCGGCGAAGAAGGGGCACCTCGGCCGTCCGTTGGTGAGCGAAGGGCACCGGCTGCCCCGGCGGCGAAGAAGGGGCACCTCGGCCGTCCGGCGGTGAGCGAAGGGCACCGGCTGCCCCGGCGGCGAGGGGCACCCGGCCGCCCGGCGGTGTGGCGTGGGCGTGCTGGTCAGGCGTTCGCGAGCTCGGCCAGCACCTCCGCGTGGCACGGTTCCGGCGCGCACCAGCATCCCAGCCTCCGCCCGCGCAGTTCCGGCAGCCGGGCGAGCAGGTCGGGGCGGTCGAGCAGCCACGCGCGGTACTTCGCCATGACCTCCTCGCGCGTGCCGTCCTCGCCCGGCCGGAACGGGTTCGCGAACGGGGAGGCGTCGAGGTGCCACCCGCCGCGGTGCATGGCCCGGCCGACGTACACGACGTCGGCGTAGGCGGGGTCGTCGCGGTGTCCCTTGAGGTTGACCACGGTCATCGGACCATCATCGGACACCGCGACCCGCCTGGCGGCCGAACCCGCCTGGCGGCCGAACCCGCCTGGCGGCCGAACCGCCTGGCGGCCGAACCCGCCTGGCGGCCGAACCCGCCTGGCGGCCGAACCCGCCTGGCGGCCGAACCCGCCGGCGGCCGAACCCGCCCGGCGGCCGAACCCGCCCGGCGGCCGAACCCGCCCGGCGGCCGAACCCGCCCGGCAGCCGAACCCGCCCGGCAGCCGAACCCGCCGGCAGCCGAACGCGGGCCCTGACGTGTCGGGCAGCCGACCCGCCACCGCGACCCTTCGAGCGGCCGATTCCGTCGCCGGACCTGCCCATCAGCCGTCCCACCGCCGCGGCTTCTCGGGTGGCCGAACCCGCCGCCGGGACGTGTCGGGCGGACCTGCTGCCTGGGACCCGTCGGGGTGGCCGATCCCGCCGCCGGGACCTGTCGGGCGGCGGACCTGCTGCCCGGGACCCGTCGGGGTGGCCGATCCCGCCGCCGCGACAGGTCCCAGGCAGCCGAGTCCACAGTCGCAACCTGCTCAGGTAACCCGTGACCACACTCGCGACCCGTCCGTCAACCGACCCCGCAGCCCTGACCTGTCAGGTGGCCGCGCCTGCCGCCACAACCCAACCGGCTGCCGTGACGTACCGCCTGGGCGGAGACCGGTGGTGCCGCAAAATCCGCCGCGGCACTGGCCCACTCGATGCGACTCACGCCCAGACGGTCGCCGCCGCGAACTCCGCGAAGGTGCGCGGCGGCCGGTTGAGCGCCCGTTGGACGCCGTCGGAGAGGTAGGCGTCCGTGCCGTTGCGCAGCGGCTCGACCACGTCCGCGAACGCCTGGGCGTCCTGTGGGGTGACGCCCTGCGACACGAGCTCGGCCACGTACTCGGACGGGGACAGCGGCACGTAGCGGACGTTCCGCCGGGCGTGCTCGGAGATCGTGGCCACCGCCTCCTCGACCGTGACGGCCGCCGGTCCGGACAGCTCGTAGACCTGCCGGTCGTGGCCGTCCTCGGTGAGTGCTGCCGTGACCACGGCGGCGATGTCCTCGGCGTCGACGAAGCTCGCGGCGCCGTCGCCCGCGGGCAATCGCAGCTCGCCGGTGCTGACCGCGTCGGCGAAGAACCCCTCGCTGAAGTTCTGCGCGAACCAGCCGGGGCGGGTGATCGTCCACTCCAGACCGCTCTCCCGCACGGCGTTCTCGCTGTCGACGAGGCCGTCCAGCACGCCGCCGCTGTCCGTTGCGTAGTCCGGGTCGTCGATGCCCCGGCCCGAGGCCAGCACCACCCGCCGCACCCCGAGGTCCGCCGCCAGCTCCACGAACGGCCGCACCAGCTTCGTGCCGTCCACCTGCACCACGTACACCGCCCGCACCCCGGCGAGCGCGGCCTCCCAGGTGCTCCGGTCGAGCCAGTCGAACACCTGCTCACCACTGCGCGCCGCCGCCCGCACCCGGTGGCCCCGCTCGCGCAGCTGCCGCACGACCCGCTTGCCGGACTTGCCCGTCGCTCCGGTGACAAGAACTTGATCAACCATGGCGCCAGCCAACCCGACTTCGTTGAGACGATCCATGGCTTGGACCCTCAGGTTGATGTTCGAGCGTCTACGCTGCGGCGGGTGGACATCGTCTCGGGGCTGCTGGCCGACGTACGTGCGCGCGGCGCGGTGTTCCGCCAGGCGGTCCTGCACCCGCCCTGGGCGCTGCGGATGGCCGGCGGTGCTCCGCTGACGCTCGCCACGATGCTGCGCGGCCACGCCTGGATCGTTCCCGACGACGGCTCGCCGGTCCTGCTCGAACCGGGCTTCGTCGCTCTCGTCCGCGAGCACCACACCGTCGCCGACGACCCGGCCAGTGCGCCGACCAGGGTCGTCACCGCGGCCGACTACTGCCCGGCCGGACCCGCGGCGCACACCTGCGGGACGCCGGAGGCCGGCGCGACCGTGCTGCTCAGCGGCGCCTTCGAACGCCGCGGCTCGCTGAGCGAACGCCTGCTCCAGTCGCTGCCGCCGGTGCTGGTCGTGCCGGCGGTGACGTCGTTGGCCGAGGTGCTGGCCGAGGAGGTCGCCGGGCAGCGCGAGGGTCACCAGCTGGTGCTCGACCGGCTGCTGGACCTGATGCTGGTCTCGGCGCTGCGTGCCTGGCTCGCGGACCCGGCGGCCGACGTGCCCGCGTGGTGCCGCGCGCTGGACGAACCCGTGGTGGGCGATGCGCTGCGGTTGCTGCACGCGGATCCGGCGCACCCGTGGACCGTCGCGTCGCTGGCGGCGGAGCTGGGCGTGTCGCGGGCGGCGTTCGCCCGCCGGTTCACGGCGTCGGTCGGGGAGCCGCCGATGGCGTACCTCGCCCGGTGGCGGGTCGCGGTGGCGGTTGATCTGCTGCGGTCGGGCGGGGACACGGTCGGGGCGATCGCGCGAAAAGTGGGCTACTCCACGGCTTTCGCGTTGAGCGCGGCGTTCAAGCGGCTGCTCGGCGCGCGGCCGAGCGACTACCGGGGTCAGGTCAACGGGCCCCTGCGTCCCACCTGACGCGTCTCGTTGCGCCGCATCACCCGGTCCAGCAGCTCCGCGTCCTCGCCGCTCTCGTCCCCGGAGGACGTCAGCGCCAGCAGGAAGATGATGACGACGCTGACGCCGGCCCCGCCGATGATCAGCGTGGTGATGAGATCCTGCGAGTTGTCCACCACGATCCCGGCGGCCGGGTTCAGCACGATGTGCATGGCGTGCATGCCGGTGTAGTGCATGCCGGTCACCGCGACGCCCATCACCAGCGACGCGCCGGCCACGGCGAGCCAGCCGCGGACGTTCGCGGTGGCCCACAGGGCGGCGGTCGCGGCGCCGACGGCGATCGCGATGGAGAGGACCACCAGGCCCGCGTGGTAGGTGACGTCGGCGTTGATCACGATGCCCGCCATGCCCGTGTAGTGCATGCCGGCGACGCCGAGGCCGGTGATCACGCCGCCGACCAGGAACGGCCAGAACCTCCGGTCGTCACCGCGCCGCACGACGAGCAGGCCGATGCCCACGACGACGATGGCGACCACCATGCTCAGCAACGTGATCGGGATGTCGTAGGCCACCTTGGTCCCCATCCAGGTGCCGAGCATCGCGGTGAAGTGCATGCCCCAGATCCCGAGCCCGCCGATGGACACCGCGGCGACCGCCAGCCACCAGTTGCGCGACGCGCCGGTCGCGTTCCGGGCGCGCTCGGCGGACAGGAGCCCGAGTGCGGAACCGACGCAAGCGACGAGGTACGCGGTGACCAGTGTGGAGCTCCCCATGTCCATGCGCGAGATGCAAACATTCTTCATCTATGAGTGCAAGGCCGATCAGGGCGGCGTTTTGGCGAACAAATGTCCTATGGGGACAGAGGGCCACCGGGCGGTCACGGACAGCGTGACCACGGAACCCGTTGCCGCGCAGGGTGTTCCGGTGATCACGCAGCGTGAGAGCCCGTGGAGGTGGGTGGGGTGGTCGGATCGCTTGCCGCGGCTGGGCCTTCGCGTGGGAGGGTCGGTTGATGGTGTGCGTCACTCGTTCGTCGCAGTGACCGGGTGTATTCGAGCCGAGAAGTCCACTGCGGGTGGGTGTCGCGGTGCGTGCCTGGCCGGAGATTCGTTCGAACGGACCTCTCCGGAATGATCGTGGCCGGGCCGGCGTTCACCGAGGCAAGCCACCAACGGATGGAAGTGTTCCCACGGTTATGAAGAAGATCGGTTTTCTGTCGTTCGGGCACTGGTCGGACAGCCCGCACTCGCAGACCAGGTCCGCGTCGGACACGCTGCTGCAGTCGATCGACCTGGCCGTGGCCGCCGAGGAGCTGGGCGCGGACGGCGCCTACTTCCGCGTGCACCACTTCGCCCGGCAGCTCGCGTCGCCGTTCCCGCTGCTCGCGGCGATCGGCGCCAAGACGGAACGCATCGAGATCGGCACCGGCGTGATCGACATGCGCTACGAGAACCCGATGTACATGGTCGAGGACGCGGGCGCCGCCGACCTGATCGCCGGCGGCAGGCTGCAGCTCGGCATCTCCAGGGGATCGCCCGAGCAGGTCGTCGACGGCTGGCGCTACTTCGGCTACCAGCCGGCCGAGGGTGAGACCGAGGCCGACATGGCCCGCAAGCACGCCGAGGTGTTCCTCAGGCTGCTGGAGGGCGAGGGGTTCGCGCGCCCGAACCCGCGCCCGATGTTCCCCAACCCGCCGGGCCTGCTCCGCCTCGAACCGCACTCGCCGGGCCTGCGCGACCGCATCTGGTGGGGCGCCGGCTCCAACGGCACCGCGGTCTGGGCGGCCGAGCAGGGCATGAATCTGATGAGCTCGACGCTGAAGTTCGACGAGGGCGGCGCGCCGTTCCACGTCCAGCAGGCCGACCAGATCCGCGCCTTCCGCAAGGCCTGGACCGAGGCCGGCTGGGACCGCGAACCGCGGGTCTCGGTGTCGCGCAGCATCTTCGCGCTCACCACGGACCTCGACCACGCCTACTTCGGCGACGACGGTCAGAGCTCCGACCAGGTCGGCTTCATCGACGGCCCGAACCGCGCGATCTTCGGCCGCTCCTACGCCGCCGAGCCCGACGTGCTCGTCGAGCAGCTGGCCGGCGACGAGGCGATCGCCGAGGCGGACACGTTGCTGCTGACCGTGCCGAACCAGCTGGGCGCGGACTACAGCGCGCACGTCGTGGAGAACATCCTGCGGCACGTGGCGCCGGCGCTGGGCTGGCGCTGACGGTCCCCGGCGGCACCGGCCGGGTCCCGCGAACGGCCGCCCGCAGATCGGCGGAAATCCTTCACGTTCGACGGTTGAGGCGCGCCGTTGCGGGCACCCCGGAGGCGAACGTCGCACCTGAGAGCCAGGTGCCGGTGACGGAAGGACGACATGGGCACCGACGACAAGATCGACGCCAAGGCCGACGAGCTCAAGGGCAAGGTCAAGGAAGGCGTCGGCGACGCGACCGACGACCAGGGGCTCGAGACCGAGGGCAAGGTCGACCAGGCCAAGGGCAACCTCAAGGAGTCGGCGGAGAAGGTCAAGGACGCCTTCAAGAAGGACTGACCCGCTCTCCGTCGC from Lentzea guizhouensis harbors:
- a CDS encoding DUF4326 domain-containing protein, with protein sequence MTVVNLKGHRDDPAYADVVYVGRAMHRGGWHLDASPFANPFRPGEDGTREEVMAKYRAWLLDRPDLLARLPELRGRRLGCWCAPEPCHAEVLAELANA
- a CDS encoding NAD(P)H-binding protein; the protein is MVDQVLVTGATGKSGKRVVRQLRERGHRVRAAARSGEQVFDWLDRSTWEAALAGVRAVYVVQVDGTKLVRPFVELAADLGVRRVVLASGRGIDDPDYATDSGGVLDGLVDSENAVRESGLEWTITRPGWFAQNFSEGFFADAVSTGELRLPAGDGAASFVDAEDIAAVVTAALTEDGHDRQVYELSGPAAVTVEEAVATISEHARRNVRYVPLSPSEYVAELVSQGVTPQDAQAFADVVEPLRNGTDAYLSDGVQRALNRPPRTFAEFAAATVWA
- a CDS encoding AraC family transcriptional regulator; protein product: MDIVSGLLADVRARGAVFRQAVLHPPWALRMAGGAPLTLATMLRGHAWIVPDDGSPVLLEPGFVALVREHHTVADDPASAPTRVVTAADYCPAGPAAHTCGTPEAGATVLLSGAFERRGSLSERLLQSLPPVLVVPAVTSLAEVLAEEVAGQREGHQLVLDRLLDLMLVSALRAWLADPAADVPAWCRALDEPVVGDALRLLHADPAHPWTVASLAAELGVSRAAFARRFTASVGEPPMAYLARWRVAVAVDLLRSGGDTVGAIARKVGYSTAFALSAAFKRLLGARPSDYRGQVNGPLRPT
- a CDS encoding MHYT domain-containing protein, producing the protein MDMGSSTLVTAYLVACVGSALGLLSAERARNATGASRNWWLAVAAVSIGGLGIWGMHFTAMLGTWMGTKVAYDIPITLLSMVVAIVVVGIGLLVVRRGDDRRFWPFLVGGVITGLGVAGMHYTGMAGIVINADVTYHAGLVVLSIAIAVGAATAALWATANVRGWLAVAGASLVMGVAVTGMHYTGMHAMHIVLNPAAGIVVDNSQDLITTLIIGGAGVSVVIIFLLALTSSGDESGEDAELLDRVMRRNETRQVGRRGPLT
- a CDS encoding LLM class flavin-dependent oxidoreductase, translated to MKKIGFLSFGHWSDSPHSQTRSASDTLLQSIDLAVAAEELGADGAYFRVHHFARQLASPFPLLAAIGAKTERIEIGTGVIDMRYENPMYMVEDAGAADLIAGGRLQLGISRGSPEQVVDGWRYFGYQPAEGETEADMARKHAEVFLRLLEGEGFARPNPRPMFPNPPGLLRLEPHSPGLRDRIWWGAGSNGTAVWAAEQGMNLMSSTLKFDEGGAPFHVQQADQIRAFRKAWTEAGWDREPRVSVSRSIFALTTDLDHAYFGDDGQSSDQVGFIDGPNRAIFGRSYAAEPDVLVEQLAGDEAIAEADTLLLTVPNQLGADYSAHVVENILRHVAPALGWR
- a CDS encoding CsbD family protein codes for the protein MGTDDKIDAKADELKGKVKEGVGDATDDQGLETEGKVDQAKGNLKESAEKVKDAFKKD